The genomic segment GGAAGATTTCAGTTTCGGCTACGTTTACAGTATTGTGGATGTGGATATAAGCAATGCCGTAGCTGTAAATATCAACAATGAATATCGGAAAGCTGACATTAAAAATAATGATGAGTAACCTCGACAATGTGGTATAATGGGGCGGGAGGTGATTTTTTGACCCACTTACTTGTAGTTGACGATGAAGTTTCTATCTTGGAATTGATTAAGAACAGTTTGAGGAAAGATGGATATTTGATAACAGTCTGTCAAAATGCGGATGATGTAGACATCAAAAAGCTGCATTTCTATGACCTCATTCTTTTGGATGTGATGATGCCTGGCACAGACGGGTTTGAGTTTTGCAAACAGATCAGGAATATGGTAGACTGCCCGATTCTCTTTCTGACCGCAAAGACATTAGAGGAAGATATATTGTTTGGATTGGGCATCGGTGCGGATGATTATATTACGAAACCTTTTCGTATTCAGGAGCTTCGCGCCCGTGTCGCGGCACATTTACGCAGAGAAAAAAGGGAGCATCACAGCACACTTTCATTTGAGCCTGATATAAGATTTGACCTTTCCGCAAAAGTACTGTATGTTTCAGAACAGCCGGTTCCCCTTACCAAAAGCGAGTATTCAATCTGTGAATACCTTGCGAAAAACCGGGGACAGGTTTTTGCAAAAGAACAAATCTATGAAGCCGTTTTCGGGTTTGATGGAATAGGCGATAACTCTACGATCTCAACGCATATAAAAAATATTCGTGCGAAATTGGAGCATTTCAAAATAAGTCCGATCAGCACCGTATGGGGGATAGGATATAAATGGGAGTGAAAAAGAAACCTACATTGAAAATATTGTTTCGCCAGTTTGCTATCTCCCTCATTGTCATGCTGGTAGCGGCAATTATTGTCCCTTCTGGTTTGGAGGGACTTGCTGTAAATGCTGGATTAGCTACAAGAGCAAATCTAAGTGAATTGCAGGTAAAAGAGATCATTCCAACGCTGACGATTGCCCCGGATATTACAAAGGTTGTGATTCCACAGGGATGCGACTACTTAATTCTGGACAAGAACTTTAATGAGCTTTACAGCAATATGGACGATGATGAAAAAGAAATTGCCCTGCTGTACGCAAAGGGAGAATATATTGAATATGCTACGGGGAGGCAGTTTGCACTTGTTGTCCGGGAAAACGAATTTTGCGTTTTAAGGTATTATATTGGTTCTCAATTTACAGTGTCATGGCTACCGGAATATTTTCCATCTCCTGACACGCTTGCGTTTATCCTGATGGCTGTAAATTCGCTGCTGGTCATTATCATACTGACCGCCAGATTTGCTAAGAACCTGCGTACACAACTGACCCCGCTTTTTGAAGCAACTGCGGAGGTTTCAAAGCAAAACCTTGATTTTGAAGTAGGACACGCCAAAATCAAAGAGTTTGAAGATGTCCTTGCATCTTTTTCAGATATGAAAGATAATCTGAAAATTTCGTTAGAACGGCAATGGAAAACCGAACAGACACAGAAAGAGCAAATCGCCGC from the Blautia wexlerae DSM 19850 genome contains:
- a CDS encoding response regulator transcription factor; translated protein: MTHLLVVDDEVSILELIKNSLRKDGYLITVCQNADDVDIKKLHFYDLILLDVMMPGTDGFEFCKQIRNMVDCPILFLTAKTLEEDILFGLGIGADDYITKPFRIQELRARVAAHLRREKREHHSTLSFEPDIRFDLSAKVLYVSEQPVPLTKSEYSICEYLAKNRGQVFAKEQIYEAVFGFDGIGDNSTISTHIKNIRAKLEHFKISPISTVWGIGYKWE
- a CDS encoding sensor histidine kinase, with amino-acid sequence MGVKKKPTLKILFRQFAISLIVMLVAAIIVPSGLEGLAVNAGLATRANLSELQVKEIIPTLTIAPDITKVVIPQGCDYLILDKNFNELYSNMDDDEKEIALLYAKGEYIEYATGRQFALVVRENEFCVLRYYIGSQFTVSWLPEYFPSPDTLAFILMAVNSLLVIIILTARFAKNLRTQLTPLFEATAEVSKQNLDFEVGHAKIKEFEDVLASFSDMKDNLKISLERQWKTEQTQKEQIAALAHDLKTPLTVIQGNADLLTETNLDDEQRLYAGYVVESSGQMQSYIQTLIDISRAAVGYQLHIESIDLPAFMQHLFGYMESLCRTKEIRLQMNTVSLPQMLKFDRVLIERAIMNVISNGLDYSPQGGTLYVDVQSNNGFVEISVTDEGTGFSKEALCHAQERFYMGDQSRNSKLHFGMGLYITNSIMEQHNGQLILENSKETGGAKVTMKLPC